In Rutidosis leptorrhynchoides isolate AG116_Rl617_1_P2 chromosome 2, CSIRO_AGI_Rlap_v1, whole genome shotgun sequence, one genomic interval encodes:
- the LOC139892059 gene encoding flavonol synthase/flavanone 3-hydroxylase-like → METVRVQDIATLSNLKGSIPDDYIRLENEQPETTTIKGVVLKVPVIDLSDPDHQFVLASVSEASKDWGIFQVVNHGIPNELISKLQKVGKEFFELPQDEKEVLAKPIGYEGVEGYGSKLQKEVEGKKGWVDHLFHRVWPPSLINYKFWPKNPPSYRKINEEYTQSIVPVANKLFGLLSEGLGLEEVELKQGLGGEELVYLMKINYYPPCPCPELALGVVPHTDMSAITILVPNEVQGLQVFKNDHWYDVAYIPNALIIHIGDQLEILSNGKYKSVYHRTTVNKEKTRMSWPMFLEPPPEIEVGPVQRLISEENPPKFKTKKYKDYVYCKLNKLPQ, encoded by the exons ATGGAGACCGTGAGAGTTCAAGATATAGCCACACTCTCAAACCTAAAAGGCAGTATCCCAGATGATTACATTAGATTAGAAAATGAACAACCAGAAACGACAACCATCAAAGGCGTTGTTCTCAAAGTTCCCGTGATCGATCTTAGTGACCCAGATCACCAATTTGTACTGGCTTCCGTCTCTGAAGCCAGCAAAGATTGGGGGATCTTTCAAGTGGTGAACCATGGGATACCAAATGAACTCATAAGTAAGTTACAAAAAGTTGGTAAAGAGTTCTTTGAGTTACCACAAGATGAAAAAGAGGTACTTGCAAAACCAATTGGGTATGAAGGTGTTGAAGGGTATGGATCAAAACTTCAAAAAGAAGTTGAAGGGAAGAAAGGGTGGGTTGATCATCTTTTTCATAGGGTTTGGCCACCTTCTCTCATTAACTATAAATTTTGGCCTAAGAACCCCCCTTCCTACAG AAAAATAAACGAGGAGTACACTCAAAGCATAGTACCGGTAGCAAACAAGTTATTCGGGTTGTTATCAGAAGGTCTTGGACTAGAAGAGGTTGAACTTAAACAAGGATTAGGTGGTGAAGAGTTGGTCTATTTGATGAAAATAAATTACTACCCACCATGCCCATGCCCTGAACTTGCTCTAGGGGTTGTACCACATACTGATATGTCTGCAATCACCATACTTGTTCCAAATGAAGTTCAAGGTCTACAAGTATTTAAAAATGATCATTGGTATGATGTTGCATATATCCCTAATGCTCTCATTATCCACATTGGTGACCAACTTGAG ATATTAAGCAATGGGAAATATAAGAGTGTGTATCACAGAACAACTGTGAATAAGGAGAAAACGAGGATGTCTTGGCCAATGTTCTTAGAGCCACCACCAGAAATTGAAGTTGGGCCAGTTCAAAGGCTCATAAGTGAAGAAAATCCACCTAAATTCAAGACAAAGAAGTACAAAGACTATGTCTATTGCAAGCTAAACAAACTTCCTCAATGA